One genomic region from Jilunia laotingensis encodes:
- a CDS encoding SOS response-associated peptidase, whose product MKYKSLTGGLIPFWIKTKQEAEEIRKMTLNARADTIFEKPSFREPIIKKRCLIPSTGYFEWRHEGVKKIPYYIYLKDEKIFSIITTDTNPLTDYIHNAKHRMPAILSKEDEEKWLDPTLPKKEISSLLKPFEAERMDAFTIKKITKR is encoded by the coding sequence ATGAAATACAAGTCTTTAACTGGGGGACTGATCCCTTTTTGGATAAAAACAAAACAAGAAGCTGAAGAAATCAGGAAAATGACGCTCAATGCTCGTGCAGATACTATTTTTGAGAAACCTTCATTTCGTGAGCCAATAATAAAAAAACGTTGTTTGATTCCCTCCACCGGTTATTTTGAATGGAGACACGAGGGTGTAAAGAAGATACCGTATTACATTTATCTGAAAGATGAAAAAATATTTTCTATTATCACTACGGATACTAATCCCCTTACAGATTATATCCATAATGCCAAACATAGAATGCCGGCTATTCTATCAAAAGAAGATGAAGAGAAATGGTTAGACCCAACTTTACCCAAAAAAGAAATATCTTCATTGTTAAAGCCTTTTGAGGCAGAGAGGATGGATGCTTTCACTATAAAAAAAATC
- a CDS encoding alpha amylase C-terminal domain-containing protein, with protein sequence MEKTLNLIKNDPWLEPYADAITGRHQHVIEKEAELTNNGKQTLSDLASGYLYFGLHRTDKGWVFREWAPNATHIYLVGTFNNWEEKEKYSLKRLKNGNWEIKLPADALHHGDLYKLIIYWEGGQGERIPAWANRVVQDENTKIFSAQVWNPEKPFKFKKKVFKPSTDPLLIYECHIGMAEQEEKVGTYKEFREKILPRIAKAGYNCIQIMAIQEHPYYGSFGYHVSSFFAPSSRFGTPEELKELIDAAHSMGIAVIMDIVHSHAVKNEVEGLGNFAGDPNQYFYPGGRREHPAWDSLCFDYGKNEVIHFLLSNCKYWLEEFNFDGFRFDGVTSMLYYSHGLGEAFCNYGDYFNGHQDDNAICYLTLANELIHQVKPKAITIAEEVSGMPGLAAKVEDGGYGFDYRMAMNIPDYWIKTIKEKIDEDWKPSSLFWEVTNRRQDEKTISYAESHDQALVGDKTIIFRLIDADMYWHMQKGDENYTVNRGIALHKMIRLLTASTINGGYLNFMGNEFGHPEWIDFPREGNGWSCKYARRQWDLVDNKNLAYHYLGDFDEEMLKVIKSVKNIQATPVQEIWHNDGDQILAYQRKDLVFVFNFNPKQSFTDYGFLVAPGAYEVILNTDNPAFGGNGLSDDTVTHFTIPDPLYKKEKKEWVKLYIPARTAMVLRKKK encoded by the coding sequence ATGGAAAAGACACTTAATCTGATCAAAAACGATCCTTGGCTTGAGCCATATGCCGATGCCATCACCGGCCGTCACCAACATGTTATTGAAAAAGAAGCCGAACTTACCAACAATGGTAAACAAACCCTGTCAGATTTAGCTTCCGGCTACTTGTATTTCGGATTACATCGCACGGACAAAGGATGGGTATTCCGTGAATGGGCACCCAACGCCACTCACATTTATCTTGTAGGTACATTTAATAATTGGGAAGAGAAAGAAAAGTACAGCCTGAAACGCCTAAAAAATGGAAATTGGGAAATCAAATTACCTGCAGATGCATTGCATCACGGTGATCTTTATAAACTTATAATTTACTGGGAAGGTGGTCAGGGAGAACGCATTCCGGCATGGGCTAATCGTGTAGTACAGGATGAAAACACAAAAATATTCAGTGCCCAAGTATGGAATCCTGAAAAACCTTTCAAGTTCAAAAAGAAAGTCTTTAAACCCTCTACGGATCCATTGCTGATCTACGAGTGCCATATTGGTATGGCCGAACAGGAAGAAAAAGTAGGAACGTACAAAGAATTCCGTGAAAAGATACTGCCGCGTATCGCAAAAGCAGGATACAACTGCATACAAATTATGGCCATCCAAGAGCATCCCTATTACGGAAGCTTCGGCTATCACGTATCCAGTTTCTTCGCCCCCTCTTCTCGCTTTGGTACCCCCGAGGAATTAAAAGAACTGATTGATGCTGCGCACAGTATGGGTATAGCCGTTATTATGGATATCGTACATTCGCATGCAGTAAAGAACGAAGTGGAAGGTTTAGGTAATTTTGCCGGTGACCCTAACCAATATTTCTATCCCGGTGGTCGTCGTGAACACCCTGCATGGGACTCACTTTGTTTTGACTATGGAAAAAATGAAGTGATACATTTCCTGTTGTCCAATTGCAAATACTGGTTGGAAGAATTCAATTTCGATGGTTTCCGTTTCGATGGAGTCACATCTATGCTCTATTATAGTCATGGATTAGGAGAAGCTTTCTGCAATTATGGAGATTACTTCAACGGGCATCAGGATGACAATGCCATATGCTACCTGACACTGGCCAACGAGCTGATACATCAGGTAAAGCCGAAAGCAATCACTATTGCAGAAGAAGTTTCCGGGATGCCGGGGCTTGCTGCTAAAGTAGAAGACGGTGGTTATGGTTTCGACTATCGCATGGCCATGAACATCCCTGATTATTGGATCAAAACCATTAAAGAAAAGATTGACGAAGACTGGAAACCATCCAGTTTGTTTTGGGAAGTTACTAATCGCCGGCAAGATGAAAAGACCATTTCCTATGCCGAAAGTCACGATCAGGCTTTAGTAGGTGATAAAACGATTATTTTCCGTCTGATAGATGCCGACATGTACTGGCACATGCAGAAAGGTGATGAAAACTATACTGTCAACCGTGGCATAGCACTCCACAAAATGATTCGTCTGTTGACGGCATCTACTATCAACGGAGGATACTTAAATTTCATGGGCAATGAATTCGGACATCCGGAATGGATCGATTTCCCACGTGAAGGAAACGGTTGGTCATGTAAGTATGCCCGTCGTCAGTGGGATCTGGTTGACAATAAGAATCTGGCATATCATTACCTCGGTGATTTCGACGAAGAAATGCTAAAAGTAATCAAGAGTGTGAAAAACATTCAGGCTACGCCCGTACAGGAAATCTGGCATAACGATGGCGATCAAATATTAGCATATCAACGTAAAGATCTGGTATTCGTATTCAACTTCAATCCCAAGCAATCCTTTACCGACTATGGATTCCTCGTGGCACCGGGTGCATATGAAGTAATACTGAATACGGATAATCCCGCATTTGGAGGCAACGGCTTATCTGATGACACTGTCACTCATTTTACGATCCCTGATCCACTTTACAAGAAAGAAAAGAAAGAGTGGGTTAAACTTTATATTCCCGCACGCACGGCAATGGTATTAAGAAAGAAGAAATAA
- a CDS encoding LexA family protein, giving the protein MKKKIVLFKTDVSSSLPLQFADEGIRAGFPSPAQDYMEQAIDLNKEIVKHPASTFYGRIVGDSMRGDGIEEGDILVIDKSLELVDDDLAVCFIDGEFTVKRVRLETDAAWLVPSNSEYPPIKVTKDNNFIVWGVVTYTIKKNRRKR; this is encoded by the coding sequence ATGAAAAAAAAGATAGTACTATTTAAAACAGATGTTTCCAGCAGTTTGCCTTTACAATTTGCAGATGAAGGCATTCGCGCTGGCTTCCCCTCTCCTGCCCAAGATTATATGGAACAAGCTATTGATTTGAACAAGGAAATAGTTAAACATCCGGCAAGTACATTTTATGGTCGGATCGTAGGTGATTCCATGCGTGGAGACGGAATAGAAGAAGGTGACATTCTCGTCATCGATAAATCACTGGAATTGGTGGATGATGATTTAGCAGTGTGCTTTATAGATGGAGAATTTACAGTAAAGCGGGTTCGACTTGAAACGGATGCAGCGTGGCTCGTCCCATCAAATTCAGAATATCCACCGATTAAAGTTACCAAAGACAATAACTTCATTGTATGGGGCGTTGTTACATACACTATAAAAAAGAACCGGAGGAAAAGATAA
- a CDS encoding Y-family DNA polymerase, with translation MFGLVDCNNFYASCERAFNPSLNGKPVVVLSNNDGCVIARSNEAKVIGIKMGVPAFHIKELVHTHNVKVFSSNYALYGDMSVRVMSILTEQVPEIEIYSTDEAFILLEGIRNLTNVGTNIVNKVTQGTGIPVSLGIAPTKTLAKIANKFAKKYPAYDKVCIIDTEEKRIRALQLTEITDVWGIGKKQASKLGQQGVKTAYDFTQISGTWVRKNMTVVGERTWKELKGISCIDMEKAPPPKKQICTSRSFGKMIEYFDPMAEAVATFASACARKLRQQNAYAMSLMIFIHTNNFREDLPQYWRNTIVKLPIPTADTLEIVHYALEGLKNIFISGFQYKKAGVIITEITEVAQLGLFDTINRAKRERLMQAIDKINGNYACHIKLAIQGVVQEWRLKQEQLSHCYTTDINEIITINCK, from the coding sequence ATGTTTGGACTTGTCGATTGCAATAACTTTTATGCATCTTGCGAACGGGCATTCAACCCGTCATTAAACGGTAAACCGGTTGTGGTGCTATCAAACAATGACGGATGTGTAATAGCCAGAAGTAACGAGGCAAAGGTAATTGGCATCAAAATGGGTGTCCCGGCTTTTCATATCAAAGAATTAGTGCATACCCACAATGTGAAGGTATTTTCCTCGAACTATGCCCTGTACGGAGATATGTCGGTAAGGGTAATGTCCATACTGACAGAACAAGTACCCGAAATCGAAATTTATTCGACAGACGAAGCATTTATCCTGTTAGAAGGTATTCGCAATTTGACAAACGTAGGAACAAATATTGTGAATAAAGTAACACAAGGAACGGGTATACCGGTTTCCCTAGGAATCGCTCCCACTAAGACATTGGCCAAGATCGCAAATAAATTTGCAAAGAAATATCCTGCATACGATAAAGTATGCATTATCGATACGGAGGAAAAACGAATCCGTGCATTGCAACTTACCGAAATCACCGACGTATGGGGCATCGGCAAAAAGCAGGCTTCCAAATTGGGACAGCAGGGGGTAAAAACGGCTTATGACTTTACACAGATATCCGGTACATGGGTACGGAAGAATATGACTGTTGTAGGCGAACGTACTTGGAAAGAGCTTAAAGGCATATCTTGTATCGATATGGAAAAGGCGCCTCCCCCAAAAAAGCAAATATGTACATCGAGAAGTTTCGGTAAAATGATTGAATATTTTGATCCGATGGCTGAAGCAGTAGCGACTTTTGCATCGGCATGTGCAAGGAAACTCCGTCAGCAGAATGCTTATGCCATGTCACTTATGATATTTATTCACACAAACAATTTTAGGGAGGATTTACCGCAATATTGGCGGAATACGATTGTTAAATTACCTATTCCGACAGCGGATACTTTAGAGATTGTCCACTATGCATTGGAAGGGCTGAAGAACATTTTCATATCAGGTTTCCAGTATAAAAAAGCAGGAGTTATTATTACAGAAATTACCGAAGTAGCGCAATTGGGATTATTTGATACCATAAACAGAGCAAAAAGAGAAAGATTGATGCAGGCTATCGACAAAATCAATGGAAATTATGCTTGTCATATCAAATTAGCTATACAAGGTGTAGTTCAGGAATGGAGACTTAAACAAGAACAACTGTCTCATTGTTATACAACTGATATTAATGAAATAATAACCATCAATTGCAAATAG